The sequence GTGGTGCCCGTCGTCGTCCGGGTGGAAGTGCGGCTGCTGCGGCAGTCCCACCTTGTCCTCGAAGCCCGGCAGCGCGATCCGGTACACGCACGAGTCGCAGTTCATCCGCAGATCGCCCTTGACCGCCTCCTCGTACCGCTCCATCACCAGGTCCAGCAGCTCCGGCTCGGGCCCGACGACCTCGGCGCAGCGCACCTCGGTCTCCGGGTGCGCGGCCGCCCACCCCTCGGTCTGCTGCCGCACGCGGTCCGGCAGGATCCCGGTGAACAGGAAGTAGGGCAGGACGACGATCCGCCTCGCGCCCAGCCTGGCGCACCGGTCCAGCCCGCTCGGCACGTCCGGCGCCGCCAGCGACACGAACGCCGTCTCCACACCGGCGTACCCACGGCCCTCCCACAGCAGCCGCGCCGCCTTGTGCACCTCGGCGTTGGCGTCCGGGTCGGTCGAGCCGCGCCCGACCAGCAGCACGGTCACATCGGCCCGGTCCTCGGGGGTGCGCACGGAAGAGCCCAGCGCCTCGTCCAGGCGCCGCTCCAGCACGCCCAGCAGCGACGGATGGGGGCCGAGCGGACGGCCGTAGGTGTACGAGATCCCGGGGTGCCGTTCCTTCTCACGGGCCAGCGCGGCCGGGATGTCGCCCTTGGCGT comes from Streptomyces sp. FXJ1.172 and encodes:
- a CDS encoding sirohydrochlorin chelatase; the encoded protein is MTTPPPALLIAGHGTRDEAGAEAFRDFVRELGRRHPQLPVAGGFIELSAPPLGEAVTELVGKGVRRFAAVPLMLVSAGHAKGDIPAALAREKERHPGISYTYGRPLGPHPSLLGVLERRLDEALGSSVRTPEDRADVTVLLVGRGSTDPDANAEVHKAARLLWEGRGYAGVETAFVSLAAPDVPSGLDRCARLGARRIVVLPYFLFTGILPDRVRQQTEGWAAAHPETEVRCAEVVGPEPELLDLVMERYEEAVKGDLRMNCDSCVYRIALPGFEDKVGLPQQPHFHPDDDGHHHGHGHHHHGGHTHSHAH